From a single Candoia aspera isolate rCanAsp1 chromosome 2, rCanAsp1.hap2, whole genome shotgun sequence genomic region:
- the LOC134489517 gene encoding uncharacterized protein LOC134489517, producing MAPRIRLSLAKPLPTISEAFEDILEDITSNTIGFGNVYMNPDSCSGEDYCQSNCQLSRSTFPGPLESKHQLQDKERCGMLHSRRRILNLSEPPKMVSRCTLPKVTSLEQNSFILDCIKTYSTSGMNTLEELYAGAQKTCGWKCPLGSENTGTDCTQSNFHSTCVATPQEKMSKKQYVTGLPRHPSPRPLPRENSSQERKYNYNQDQVPTLESSSNPNPLLVNGKSIWLHPPREAPLSARVWRTSQRGQHSLKATGCPEKEHLRSSTHEQPLKAEADNRNGWVEYFRIDQKVTSRDWIAEYQSAWKEAKVRACLLPAIAES from the coding sequence ATGGCTCCCCGGATAAGGCTGAGCTTAGCAAAGCCTCTCCCAACCATCAGTGAAGCCTTTGAGGATATTCTAGAAGATATAACAAGCAACACAATTGGTTTTGGAAATGTTTACATGAATCCAGATTCTTGTTCAGGTGAAGACTACTGTCAATCTAACTGCCAACTGTCAAGATCTACCTTTCCAGGACCACTAGAAAGCAAGCATCAACTTCAAGACAAAGAGAGATGTGGAATGCTGCACAGCCGTCGAAGAATCTTAAACTTGTCTGAGCCACCAAAAATGGTTTCTAGATGCACTCTTCCTAAAGTGACGTCACTAGAACAGAACAGTTTCATTCTTGATTGTATCAAAACCTATTCCACTTCTGGCATGAACACGTTAGAAGAGCTGTATGCAGGAGCACAGAAGACGTGTGGATGGAAATGTCCTCTTGGCAGTGAGAACACAGGAACTGACTGCACACAGTCCAACTTCCATAGCACCTGTGTAGCCACCCCTCAAGAAAAAATGAGCAAAAAACAATATGTGACTGGCTTGCCAAGGCACCCTTCTCCAAGACCATTGCCAAGAGAAAATAGTAGCCAGGAACGAAAATATAATTACAATCAAGACCAGGTGCCAACTTTGGAAAGCAGCTCCAATCCAAACCCTCTTCTTGTTAATGGTAAATCAATCTGGCTGCATCCCCCCAGAGAAGCACCACTGAGTGCCAGGGTTTGGCGAACTTCACAAAGAGGGCAGCATAGTCTGAAGGCAACTGGATGTCCTGAAAAAGAGCATCTGAGGTCTTCTACTCATGAACAACCTCTGAAGGCAGAGGCAGATAACAGAAATGGCTGGGTGGAGTATTTCCGTATTGATCAGAAAGTCACAAGTCGTGATTGGATTGCAGAATACCAAAGCGCTTGGAAAGAAGCCAAGGTTAGAGCATGCCTACTCCCTGCCATAGCAGAatcatag